In Xenorhabdus nematophila ATCC 19061, one DNA window encodes the following:
- a CDS encoding enhanced serine sensitivity protein SseB C-terminal domain-containing protein: MSLTNGSAATEIEVPSGSRITLSQPEEQPVRLIEALIDLFKQHKPIRRAFMIMAHDKNVDGKPNLLIGLELSEVTVENEINLMIQQAGELACEYLDEDDSVDFCLLDKKEGGISHYLIQHTQPFYQRKLGSWLRDTIPVINQ, from the coding sequence ATGAGTTTGACAAATGGGTCCGCCGCTACCGAAATAGAGGTTCCCAGCGGAAGCCGAATTACTCTCAGCCAACCAGAAGAACAACCCGTCCGGCTTATTGAGGCGTTGATTGATTTATTCAAGCAGCATAAACCTATTCGGCGAGCGTTTATGATCATGGCTCATGATAAAAATGTGGATGGAAAACCCAACTTATTGATTGGCCTGGAACTCAGTGAAGTGACTGTAGAAAATGAAATCAATTTAATGATCCAACAAGCGGGTGAACTGGCCTGTGAGTACCTTGATGAAGATGATTCAGTAGATTTTTGTTTGCTTGATAAAAAAGAAGGGGGCATCAGTCATTATCTGATTCAGCACACTCAACCTTTCTACCAGCGAAAATTAGGTAGTTGGCTGCGGGATACTATTCCTGTTATTAATCAATAA
- the ndk gene encoding nucleoside-diphosphate kinase encodes MTIERTFSIIKPNAVKKDVIGSIYARFESAGFKIIATKMLHLTREQAEGFYAEHKGRPFFDGLVEFMTSGPIMVQALEGENAVQRHRDLMGATNPDNALAGTLRADYADSFTENAVHGSDSVESANREIAYFFSDDEIFPRY; translated from the coding sequence ATGACAATTGAACGTACTTTTTCTATTATTAAACCTAATGCAGTAAAGAAAGATGTTATTGGTTCTATCTATGCTCGTTTTGAAAGCGCAGGGTTTAAAATTATAGCGACCAAAATGCTGCATTTGACTCGCGAACAAGCAGAAGGTTTTTACGCTGAACACAAAGGTCGTCCTTTCTTTGATGGTCTGGTCGAGTTCATGACCTCAGGTCCAATTATGGTACAGGCTCTGGAAGGCGAAAATGCAGTTCAGCGTCATCGTGATCTGATGGGAGCAACCAATCCGGATAACGCTCTGGCAGGTACTCTGCGTGCAGACTACGCAGACAGCTTTACTGAAAACGCTGTTCACGGTTCAGATTCGGTTGAATCAGCAAACCGCGAAATCGCTTATTTCTTCAGCGATGATGAAATTTTCCCTCGCTACTGA
- the pepB gene encoding aminopeptidase PepB — protein sequence MTKQIMPITLSYEPADACWGEKALISSCEQGITIHLEGNGKLGAIQRAGRKIDGQGIRNVALVGEGWDLEKSWSFWLGFRSPKGMRAIEWPQLPVAEKQELERRIKFIDWVRDTINLPAEDLGPEQLAQRAIDLLNDVAGDAVTYRIIKGHDLREQGYMGVHTVGRGSSRDPVFLTLDFNPAQDAKAPVFACLVGKGITFDSGGYSIKPSNFMDSMKSDMGGSATLTGALALAISRGLKHRVKLFLCIADNMVSSNAFKLGDIINYRNGKTVEVMNTDAEGRLVLADGLIEASAEKAQFIIDAATLTGAAKIAVGNDYHSVLSFDDQLVSELLAAADSENELFWRLPLAEFHRSQLPSNFADLNNIASPSHSAGASTAAAFLSHFVENYKKGWVHIDCSATYRKSSVEQWAAGATGYGVRTIANLLLAKAE from the coding sequence ATGACAAAGCAAATCATGCCAATAACACTGTCTTATGAGCCAGCTGACGCTTGCTGGGGTGAAAAAGCACTCATCAGTTCCTGTGAACAAGGGATCACCATCCATCTGGAAGGCAATGGAAAGTTAGGCGCAATCCAGCGCGCTGGACGAAAGATTGATGGGCAGGGAATTCGCAATGTTGCTCTCGTAGGCGAAGGCTGGGATTTGGAAAAAAGTTGGTCGTTCTGGCTGGGTTTTCGTTCACCAAAGGGAATGCGTGCAATTGAGTGGCCTCAGTTGCCTGTCGCGGAAAAGCAAGAACTGGAAAGAAGAATCAAATTTATTGATTGGGTACGCGATACCATCAACCTTCCGGCTGAAGATTTAGGGCCAGAGCAACTTGCCCAGCGTGCCATTGACTTATTGAACGATGTCGCAGGTGATGCCGTTACTTATAGGATTATCAAAGGGCATGATTTGCGTGAACAGGGTTATATGGGTGTACATACTGTCGGTCGTGGTTCTTCCCGTGATCCTGTTTTTCTGACATTGGATTTCAACCCGGCACAAGATGCTAAAGCGCCTGTTTTTGCTTGTCTGGTCGGTAAAGGCATTACTTTTGATTCCGGCGGATACAGCATCAAGCCTTCCAATTTTATGGATTCCATGAAATCAGATATGGGAGGTTCTGCAACGTTAACAGGTGCATTGGCTTTGGCAATCAGCCGTGGTTTGAAGCACCGAGTCAAACTGTTCCTGTGCATTGCAGACAATATGGTCAGCAGCAATGCCTTCAAATTGGGTGACATCATCAACTACCGCAATGGTAAAACGGTTGAAGTGATGAACACAGATGCGGAAGGGCGTCTGGTTCTGGCTGATGGTTTGATTGAGGCCAGTGCAGAAAAAGCACAATTTATCATTGATGCCGCAACGTTGACCGGAGCCGCAAAAATCGCCGTCGGAAACGATTACCATTCTGTTCTCAGCTTTGATGATCAATTGGTCTCTGAGTTACTGGCTGCGGCTGATAGTGAAAACGAATTATTCTGGCGCTTACCATTGGCCGAATTCCATCGCAGCCAATTGCCCTCCAATTTCGCTGATTTAAATAATATTGCATCACCTTCACACTCAGCAGGTGCAAGTACGGCAGCGGCATTCTTGTCTCACTTTGTAGAAAACTACAAAAAAGGTTGGGTACATATTGACTGTTCAGCAACATATCGTAAATCGTCTGTTGAACAATGGGCAGCGGGCGCAACAGGGTATGGTGTGCGTACTATTGCGAACCTATTGCTGGCCAAAGCGGAATGA
- a CDS encoding alpha-2-macroglobulin — MYQSQSWQRVAKRNRYFAIMLALLLALFVLSGCDQSENTEKTKTEFTQKQSVSSSQNSQSTDNQKSEKSPPSATNSATDATSQSIREKPITEKQFPQSSAQRYSGKDVTVLDASELQLDGANAMVVTFSIPLDPDQDFSQKAHLVDVKSGKLDGAWELSSNQMELRLRHLPPTRELRLTIDEGIKGINERRLSGTYEKKIVTAPITPSVGFTGKGLLLPSKIAEGLPVLALNVDHVDVNFFRIKDGSLPLFIANWQYRSNMNYWESKELLAETELVYTGRFDLNPTANTREKLLLPLNNIKQLQKDGVYLAVMQQAGKYTYSNPATLFTLSDIGISMHSYLNRIDVFIQSLEQGSSLQGVEIRLLDIKGQLLAKATTDSDGHASLEKNDKAILLLATQDERTSMIDLHSPALDLSEFDIGGPQGYSKQFFVFGPRDLYRPGETLIVNGLLRDADGHPLKSQPVKVDILKADNQVVRSFVWQAENGLYQYRYPIPREAETGMWSLRFDLGDNTPRYYKFNIEDFMPERMALEIKGNLDNQPISKDKDVEFTITGRYLYGAPAADNRLQGQLYLRPVRNAVETLPGYEFGSINETDLNRTLDEFDITLDSEGKTTLSVDNEHWKSVTSPVQVIVQASLLESGGRPVTRRAEQAIWPAKQLVGVRPLFNKKTIYNYSTGKDENRYNVDENSQAEFEIAYADAKGKKYATSELRARLIYERRDYYWRWSDSDGWDSGYDQKDLVMADEHVQIAENSTAKISFPVDWGSYRLEVVNPQNQLVTSLNFWAGYSWQDNTGGTGAVRPDQVKLSLDKPAYKPGEKVKLRMIAPQEGKGYLLVESSEGPLWWQEIDVPAKGLDIEVPINQAWARHDLYLTAVVVRPGDKSRQATPKRAIGVLHLPLMDESRKLNIALNAPDKMRPNQDLTVKIKVTPEQEKALPKQVHVLLSAVDTGVLSITNFKTPDPYEAFLGRKRYSIDQYDVYGHLIEAEGRKANLRFGGDGNDDTMERGGKKPLTEVKIIAEQAKPITLDANGEGEITLPIPDFNGELRLMAQVWGDDKFGHSESKIIVAAPVITQMSLPRFMAGGDQSQLSLDLTNLTEQPQVLTLNFVAEGLIKLQGLTTKKLILEKGKQTTVQIPVKADYGFGQGDVFLTVDGLNLPDESLKQYKNSWKIGVRPAHPARTIQFADVIQQGQSWQLPLTEISGLVPETLEGQLLLTSRPPLQISRYIRELYAYPYGCLEQTVSGLYPSLYSNEAELKKLGINTQSDNKRREAIDAGIIHLLSMQRHDGSFSLWNRNGDEEFWLTAYTTDFLFHATQQGYSVPADALKAANNRLLRYLQDKTIISDRYNGSRPATQFSVQAYAGLVLAGQQKAPLSGLRQLYERHTQAESGLSLVQLGIALKLMGDNTRGDKAVHFGVNKSREQGYGLGDYGSPVRDNALIVALLTEHNMLPKERDGKLLELSNELTTRSYFSTQESNSIYLAGRYFIDATEQPWKAVINQQVPPINRGSSLTEKLAADQITQGIDISNRGDSTLYSRLNVVGYPLNTPNPFSNVLKIKRTYLDLEGHSVDIDRMKSGEMVVVKLEVSATQSVPDALIVDLLPAGLEIENQNLANSSASLNDSTAGLQNFVEEMRQADIRHIEYRDDRFVAAVAVPSYKSVTLLYLARAVAPGVYQVPAPQVESMYVPYWRAVGTTNSKLEVVR, encoded by the coding sequence ATGTATCAAAGTCAATCTTGGCAAAGGGTGGCAAAGAGAAATCGATACTTTGCAATAATGCTTGCTTTGTTATTGGCGTTATTTGTGCTTTCTGGGTGTGATCAATCTGAGAATACCGAGAAGACTAAAACAGAATTCACGCAAAAACAGAGCGTTTCTTCGTCTCAGAATAGCCAATCAACTGATAATCAGAAATCAGAAAAGTCGCCTCCCTCGGCAACAAATTCAGCCACTGACGCCACATCACAATCTATCCGCGAAAAACCCATTACTGAAAAACAGTTTCCCCAGTCATCTGCACAACGCTATTCAGGTAAAGATGTCACTGTCCTGGATGCTTCCGAGCTGCAATTGGATGGCGCCAACGCAATGGTAGTGACATTTTCCATTCCGTTAGATCCTGACCAGGACTTCTCACAAAAAGCACATCTCGTTGATGTGAAATCAGGAAAATTAGATGGCGCATGGGAACTGTCCAGCAATCAGATGGAACTCAGATTACGTCATTTACCCCCAACACGTGAGTTACGGCTGACGATTGATGAAGGGATTAAGGGTATCAATGAACGTCGATTGTCGGGCACTTATGAGAAAAAAATTGTTACAGCACCAATTACGCCCTCGGTGGGTTTTACCGGCAAAGGTTTATTATTACCCAGTAAAATAGCCGAAGGGCTGCCTGTTCTGGCACTCAATGTTGACCATGTAGATGTCAATTTTTTCCGCATCAAAGATGGGTCACTCCCCTTATTCATCGCCAACTGGCAATACCGCAGTAACATGAATTATTGGGAATCCAAGGAATTACTGGCAGAAACAGAATTAGTTTACACAGGTCGTTTTGATCTTAATCCTACCGCTAATACCCGTGAGAAATTATTGTTGCCACTGAACAATATCAAACAACTGCAAAAGGATGGTGTTTATCTGGCAGTTATGCAGCAAGCGGGAAAATATACCTACAGTAACCCCGCCACTCTGTTCACACTGAGCGATATCGGTATCTCTATGCACAGTTACCTGAACAGGATTGATGTGTTTATACAGTCACTGGAACAAGGTTCCAGTTTGCAAGGTGTTGAGATACGCCTGCTGGATATAAAAGGCCAGCTTCTGGCAAAAGCAACGACAGACAGTGATGGTCATGCCTCGCTTGAAAAAAATGACAAAGCGATATTACTACTGGCTACGCAGGATGAACGAACCAGTATGATCGATTTGCATTCACCTGCTTTGGATCTTTCTGAGTTTGATATTGGCGGGCCACAAGGGTACAGCAAACAGTTTTTTGTTTTTGGCCCAAGAGACCTTTATCGGCCGGGAGAAACATTGATCGTTAACGGCTTATTGCGTGATGCTGATGGTCATCCGTTGAAATCACAGCCAGTTAAAGTGGACATACTGAAGGCAGATAATCAAGTTGTGCGCAGTTTTGTCTGGCAAGCTGAAAATGGGTTGTACCAATATCGTTATCCGATTCCTCGTGAGGCTGAAACGGGAATGTGGTCACTGCGATTTGACTTAGGTGATAACACGCCGCGTTATTACAAATTTAACATCGAAGATTTTATGCCTGAACGTATGGCACTAGAGATTAAGGGAAACCTTGATAACCAGCCTATTTCGAAAGATAAAGATGTTGAATTCACTATAACAGGTCGTTACCTGTATGGTGCTCCTGCTGCGGATAATCGCCTGCAAGGGCAATTATATTTGCGTCCTGTCCGTAATGCGGTGGAAACATTACCGGGCTATGAATTTGGCTCTATCAACGAAACAGACTTAAACCGGACACTGGATGAATTTGATATCACTTTAGACAGTGAGGGAAAAACTACGCTTTCTGTTGATAATGAGCACTGGAAATCAGTCACTTCTCCGGTACAAGTCATTGTACAGGCCAGTTTGCTTGAATCCGGCGGGCGTCCGGTGACTCGTCGGGCTGAACAGGCTATTTGGCCAGCTAAACAGTTAGTGGGTGTACGTCCACTATTCAATAAGAAAACAATTTATAACTATAGTACTGGCAAAGATGAAAACCGTTATAACGTGGATGAAAATTCACAGGCAGAATTTGAAATAGCCTATGCTGATGCCAAAGGCAAGAAATACGCTACATCAGAATTAAGGGCGCGTCTGATATATGAGCGTCGGGATTATTATTGGCGTTGGTCAGACAGTGACGGTTGGGATTCAGGCTATGATCAGAAAGATTTGGTAATGGCTGATGAACATGTCCAGATTGCGGAAAACAGTACAGCCAAAATCAGCTTTCCTGTTGATTGGGGTTCTTACCGTCTTGAAGTCGTGAACCCACAAAATCAGCTTGTCACCAGCCTGAATTTCTGGGCGGGTTATTCATGGCAGGATAATACTGGCGGTACAGGCGCTGTTCGTCCGGATCAGGTGAAATTGTCATTGGATAAACCCGCCTATAAACCCGGTGAAAAAGTGAAATTGCGCATGATTGCGCCACAAGAAGGTAAAGGTTATTTGCTGGTGGAGTCCAGCGAAGGTCCATTGTGGTGGCAGGAAATTGATGTGCCAGCAAAAGGTCTGGATATTGAGGTGCCGATAAATCAGGCATGGGCTCGCCATGATTTGTATCTTACTGCCGTTGTCGTGCGTCCGGGAGACAAATCTCGTCAGGCGACACCTAAGCGGGCGATTGGAGTATTGCATCTGCCGCTGATGGATGAAAGTCGTAAATTGAATATTGCCTTAAATGCACCTGATAAAATGCGTCCGAATCAGGATCTGACGGTTAAAATCAAGGTGACTCCTGAACAGGAGAAAGCACTTCCTAAGCAAGTCCATGTATTGTTGTCAGCGGTGGATACAGGGGTATTGAGCATTACAAACTTTAAAACCCCGGACCCTTATGAAGCTTTTTTGGGCCGTAAACGTTATAGCATTGATCAATATGATGTTTATGGACATCTAATCGAAGCGGAAGGACGTAAGGCAAATCTACGCTTTGGAGGCGATGGCAATGATGACACGATGGAGCGAGGTGGTAAAAAACCCCTGACAGAAGTCAAAATTATTGCAGAACAAGCCAAACCAATCACATTGGATGCCAATGGTGAAGGTGAAATTACGCTGCCAATTCCGGATTTCAATGGAGAACTCAGGTTGATGGCTCAGGTATGGGGTGATGATAAATTTGGTCATAGTGAGAGCAAGATTATTGTTGCTGCGCCCGTTATCACTCAAATGTCACTGCCCCGCTTTATGGCCGGGGGAGACCAATCTCAACTGTCGTTAGATCTCACTAACTTGACTGAACAACCTCAAGTTTTGACGCTGAATTTTGTTGCCGAAGGGCTAATTAAGCTACAAGGCCTGACCACCAAAAAACTCATATTAGAGAAAGGAAAACAGACTACCGTTCAAATTCCTGTCAAAGCAGACTATGGTTTTGGTCAAGGTGACGTGTTCTTAACCGTGGATGGTTTAAATTTGCCTGATGAAAGCCTCAAGCAATACAAAAATAGCTGGAAAATCGGTGTTCGCCCTGCTCACCCGGCGAGAACTATTCAATTTGCTGATGTGATCCAACAAGGGCAAAGCTGGCAATTACCACTGACAGAAATTTCAGGATTAGTACCAGAAACACTGGAAGGGCAGTTATTGCTGACCAGCAGGCCACCATTGCAGATTTCACGATATATTCGTGAATTATATGCTTATCCTTATGGTTGTCTGGAACAAACGGTGAGTGGACTTTATCCATCACTTTATTCCAATGAAGCTGAATTGAAAAAGCTGGGTATCAATACACAAAGTGATAATAAACGCCGTGAAGCCATTGATGCGGGGATCATCCATCTGCTGAGTATGCAGCGTCATGACGGCAGCTTTTCACTGTGGAACCGTAATGGTGATGAAGAGTTTTGGCTGACTGCTTATACGACAGATTTCCTGTTCCATGCAACTCAGCAAGGTTACAGTGTTCCTGCGGATGCCTTGAAAGCGGCCAATAACCGTTTATTGCGTTACTTACAGGATAAAACCATCATCAGTGATCGTTATAACGGGTCACGCCCTGCAACACAATTTTCTGTGCAGGCTTATGCCGGATTAGTTTTGGCTGGTCAGCAAAAAGCGCCGTTAAGTGGATTGAGACAACTTTATGAACGCCATACACAGGCTGAAAGTGGCTTATCTCTGGTTCAGTTGGGTATTGCACTGAAATTGATGGGGGATAATACCCGAGGTGATAAAGCGGTTCATTTTGGGGTGAATAAATCACGTGAACAGGGTTATGGACTGGGCGATTATGGCAGTCCTGTCCGGGACAACGCACTAATTGTTGCTCTGCTGACCGAGCACAATATGTTACCGAAAGAACGTGATGGCAAATTACTGGAATTATCCAATGAACTGACCACTCGCAGTTATTTTTCAACACAAGAAAGTAATTCGATTTATCTGGCGGGGCGTTACTTTATTGATGCGACCGAACAACCGTGGAAAGCCGTGATTAACCAGCAAGTTCCGCCTATTAACCGTGGGAGTTCATTAACTGAGAAATTAGCGGCAGATCAGATCACGCAGGGTATAGATATCAGTAACCGTGGTGACAGTACGCTCTATTCGCGTCTGAATGTGGTGGGTTATCCACTGAATACACCAAACCCTTTCTCAAATGTTCTGAAAATTAAGCGAACTTACCTTGATTTAGAAGGGCACTCAGTTGATATCGATCGCATGAAAAGTGGTGAGATGGTGGTGGTAAAACTGGAGGTCAGTGCAACACAATCGGTGCCGGATGCGTTAATCGTTGATTTACTGCCAGCCGGGTTGGAAATTGAAAACCAGAATCTGGCAAATAGTAGTGCCAGCTTGAATGACAGTACGGCGGGTCTGCAAAATTTTGTTGAAGAAATGAGACAGGCAGATATTCGTCACATTGAGTACCGTGATGATCGCTTTGTTGCTGCTGTTGCGGTTCCCTCCTATAAGTCAGTCACATTATTGTATTTAGCCCGTGCAGTTGCACCGGGGGTTTACCAAGTACCTGCACCACAGGTTGAATCCATGTATGTTCCTTATTGGCGTGCCGTGGGTACAACCAACTCAAAACTGGAAGTTGTCCGTTAA
- the pbpC gene encoding peptidoglycan glycosyltransferase PbpC (penicillin-binding protein 1C): MRKLSCRIYLSILAILLIIPVTMWLADKIWPLPMYNVKMARVVVGADGSPLWRFADSEGIWRYPVTLDQVSPEYLQALLTYEDRWFYKHPGINPVSLLRAGWQDIRAGKIVSGGSTISMQVARLIDPHSRTFSGKFKQIWRTLQLEWHYSKDEILEMYLNRAPFGGTLQGIGAASWAYLGKPPSDLSSGEAALLAVLPQAPSRLRPDRYPERAQAARDKVLQRLAQYNVWSVKKVADIKEENLWLAPRQVPHLAPLLARRMVNEHHQEVIQTTIDTGLQRQLEDMVLNWKYQLAAKTSIGVLVVDHTDMSVKAYIGSVDFQDDSRFGHVDMISAWRSPGSTLKPFLYAMALDDGLIHAESLLQDVPRRFDDYHPGNFDSGFNGPVSASEALVRSLNLPAVQLLESYGSKRFTANLRHTGTRLRFLLGSEPNLSLILGGTSARMDQLVAAYSAFARQGKVSPLRFTPQQKVRDRQLFSAGAAWIVRRIMAGEGRPRPDNILSAEVPLAWKTGTSYGYRDAWAIGVNARYTIGVWVGRPDGTPVVGQFGYATAIPIMNQINGLLMENLRYSSTRIPVDPRPSSVSQATICWPGGMALPQENLLSESRSQENNNCRQRRLSWILDNTIPPTLSTAGQEGTSGINGRIWIDKKGLRVAPDCLNASPETVSLWPIALEAWLPVKERRIHRLPPVNPQCPPMKMDEAPLLIIGVSDGEVLKRIQGKKTLDLRVTTQGGRGQQWWFLNGEQIIVTENNQSWIKTISQSGRYQLTVLDLSGQVSSINFLLK; the protein is encoded by the coding sequence ATGAGAAAATTATCCTGCCGTATTTATCTGTCTATTTTGGCTATTTTACTGATTATTCCTGTCACAATGTGGTTGGCAGATAAAATCTGGCCGCTGCCAATGTATAACGTCAAAATGGCACGTGTGGTGGTAGGGGCTGATGGCTCACCGTTATGGCGTTTTGCTGACAGCGAAGGGATCTGGCGTTATCCCGTCACGTTAGATCAAGTTTCGCCGGAATATCTTCAGGCATTGCTGACCTATGAAGATCGCTGGTTTTACAAACATCCCGGTATCAATCCGGTCTCCTTACTCAGGGCTGGCTGGCAGGATATTCGTGCAGGAAAAATAGTATCAGGAGGCAGTACCATTTCCATGCAGGTTGCCCGGCTGATTGATCCGCATTCACGCACTTTTTCGGGAAAATTCAAGCAAATCTGGCGTACGTTACAACTGGAATGGCACTATTCAAAAGATGAAATTTTGGAAATGTACCTGAATCGGGCACCATTTGGTGGCACATTGCAGGGTATTGGAGCGGCAAGCTGGGCGTATTTGGGAAAACCGCCTTCCGATCTCTCTTCTGGTGAAGCAGCATTATTGGCTGTATTACCGCAAGCGCCCAGCCGTTTACGGCCAGATCGCTATCCAGAACGGGCACAGGCAGCCCGTGACAAAGTATTGCAGCGGTTGGCGCAATATAACGTTTGGTCAGTAAAAAAAGTGGCTGATATCAAAGAAGAAAATTTATGGTTGGCTCCGCGTCAAGTTCCCCATCTCGCCCCCTTGCTGGCGAGGCGAATGGTGAATGAACACCATCAGGAGGTTATCCAGACAACTATTGATACCGGTTTACAGCGTCAACTGGAAGATATGGTGCTTAACTGGAAGTATCAATTAGCGGCAAAAACATCAATTGGAGTCCTTGTTGTTGATCACACGGATATGTCAGTCAAGGCCTACATCGGCTCAGTCGATTTTCAGGATGATAGCCGTTTTGGACATGTCGATATGATAAGCGCATGGCGTTCACCGGGTTCTACATTAAAGCCTTTCCTGTATGCGATGGCCTTGGATGATGGATTAATTCATGCTGAATCTTTATTGCAGGATGTTCCACGTCGTTTTGATGATTACCATCCGGGTAATTTTGATAGTGGCTTTAATGGCCCAGTGAGTGCCAGTGAAGCATTGGTCAGATCCTTGAATTTACCTGCGGTGCAACTGCTTGAATCCTATGGTTCTAAACGATTCACTGCCAATCTGCGTCATACAGGAACGAGGTTGCGTTTTCTGCTGGGCAGTGAGCCGAACTTATCTCTTATTTTAGGGGGAACATCGGCGCGTATGGATCAACTGGTTGCAGCTTATAGCGCTTTTGCCCGTCAGGGCAAAGTATCTCCACTGCGTTTTACACCGCAGCAGAAAGTACGGGACAGGCAATTATTTTCTGCCGGTGCCGCTTGGATAGTCAGAAGAATAATGGCCGGTGAAGGACGCCCCCGACCCGATAATATTTTATCGGCTGAAGTGCCGCTCGCATGGAAAACGGGAACAAGTTATGGTTATCGTGATGCGTGGGCAATTGGGGTAAATGCCCGATATACCATAGGAGTGTGGGTGGGCAGACCAGATGGTACACCGGTTGTTGGGCAGTTTGGTTATGCGACGGCGATCCCTATTATGAACCAGATCAATGGATTGCTGATGGAAAACTTACGTTATAGCTCAACACGTATACCTGTTGACCCGCGTCCTTCCAGTGTCAGCCAGGCAACCATTTGTTGGCCCGGTGGGATGGCGTTGCCTCAGGAGAATTTACTGTCGGAAAGCCGTTCTCAAGAAAATAATAATTGCCGTCAGCGTCGTTTGAGCTGGATTCTGGACAATACTATTCCGCCGACATTATCTACTGCGGGACAAGAGGGAACGTCAGGGATCAACGGACGAATATGGATAGACAAAAAGGGCTTGCGGGTTGCTCCTGATTGTCTTAATGCCAGCCCTGAGACAGTGAGTTTGTGGCCCATCGCGTTGGAAGCATGGTTACCGGTGAAAGAACGGAGAATACATCGGCTTCCTCCCGTTAATCCTCAATGTCCGCCTATGAAAATGGACGAAGCACCACTATTGATTATTGGTGTTAGTGATGGGGAGGTATTGAAACGAATTCAGGGCAAAAAAACGTTAGATTTACGGGTCACAACACAAGGAGGGCGTGGTCAGCAATGGTGGTTTTTAAATGGAGAGCAAATTATCGTGACAGAAAATAATCAATCATGGATCAAAACAATATCACAATCAGGGAGATATCAACTTACAGTGTTGGATTTAAGTGGGCAAGTCAGCTCAATTAACTTTTTATTGAAGTAA